The Leishmania braziliensis MHOM/BR/75/M2904 complete genome, chromosome 4 genome includes a window with the following:
- a CDS encoding acyltransferase-like protein, copy 1: protein MRLRFHCDEKCRQLSWRDIPLHNCAYVGNHTSFWDVYAFIVLTPLRHILNTRTLMKSSLRKIPIFGGIFDRVGHFPVHFKSDSACSFEVDKERQAQVQQAIDAHLRLGGSLAMFPEGAINKHPQVLLTFRYGTFATIIKHRMEVYYMVHVGGEKTWPWWTMLGGMPADLHIRVGRFLIDYDRDSSKDVAWRMQQHMQKIYNEILNEVEGEDAVTAEAKARVSLVPDPTKEKQS, encoded by the coding sequence ATGCGCCTCCGCTTTCACTGTGATGAGAAGTGCAGGCAACTATCGTGGAGGGACATTCCCCTGCATAACTGCGCGTACGTCGGCAACCACACCTCCTTCTGGGACGTCTACGCCTTCATTGTACTGACACCGCTGAGGCACATCCtcaacacgcgcacactGATGAAGTCGTCGCTGCGCAAAATCCCGATCTTCGGTGGCATCTTCGACCGTGTCGGGCACTTTCCAGTGCACTTCAAGTCGGACTCGGCCTGTAGCTTTGAGGTGGACAAGGAGCGGCAagcgcaggtgcagcaggcgaTCGACgcccacctgcgcctcggcggcaGCCTCGCAATGTTCCCTGAAGGCGCCATCAACAAACAcccgcaggtgctgctgacgtTCCGCTACGGCACCTTCGCCACCATCATCAAGCATCGCATGGAAGTCTACTACATGGTCCATGTGGGTGGTGAGAAGACGTGGCCGTGGTGGACAATGCTCGGGGGTATGCCAGCAGACCTGCACATACGCGTCGGCCGCTTTCTCATCGACTACGACAGAGACTCCAGCAAAGACGTGGCATGGCggatgcagcagcacatgcaGAAGATCTACAACGAAATTCTTAACGAGGTGGAAGGCGAGgacgccgtcaccgctgAGGCAAAGGCGAGGGTGTCCTTGGTACCAGATCCAACcaaggagaagcagagcTGA
- a CDS encoding acyltransferase-like protein, copy 2 has product MGAAVARVLHEVAARLPRLPPARHGTLLAVALGAGYVLLRQRLVPKWATQKWFLLSTTALMIPSCALAYLLDPLRYLGVPRLCVQNVCVFILSHSFKAIWWLNPQIRMHVKFDANGDKKPACWDDISRTGVAFMLNHTSFWDPFQMIGITPTAHLMQTRTLMKSSLRKIPIFGGIFDRVGHFPVHFKSDSACSFEVDKERQAQVQQAIDAHLRLGGSLAMFPEGAINKHPQVLLTFRYGTFATIIKHRMEVYYMVSVGSEKTWPLGMLYGGLPADIYIRIGAYPIDYDRDSSKSLAVGLQKRMQEVRDEIAAEVAAAEEAERRRRGLVSEAKETIIRSVKPLRAPREAHAATLTA; this is encoded by the coding sequence ATgggtgcagcggtggctcgCGTATTGCATGAGGTGGCCGCACGTCTGCCACGCCTGCCGCCCGCCCGGCATGGTACTCTACTGGCCGTCGCACTCGGCGCTGGCTACGTGCtcctgcgccagcgcctcgtACCCAAGTGGGCCACGCAGAAGTGGTTCCtgctctccaccaccgcgcTGATGATTCCGTCCTGTGCGCTTGCCTACCTACTTGATCCACTCCGCTACCTCGGGGTGCCGCGGCTGTGTGTGCAAAACGTCTGCGTCTTTATCCTTAGCCACTCCTTCAAGGCCATCTGGTGGCTTAACCCGCAGATCCGCATGCACGTGAAATTTGACGCCAATGGAGATAAAAAGCCGGCGTGCTGGGACGACATCTCCCGCACTGGGGTTGCCTTCATGCTGAACCACACCTCCTTCTGGGACCCCTTCCAAATGATTGGCATTACGCCCACAGCGCACCTCATGCAGACCCGCACACTGATGAAGTCGTCGCTGCGCAAAATCCCGATCTTCGGTGGCATCTTCGACCGTGTCGGGCACTTTCCAGTGCACTTCAAGTCGGACTCGGCCTGTAGCTTTGAGGTGGACAAGGAGCGGCAagcgcaggtgcagcaggcgaTCGACgcccacctgcgcctcggcggcaGCCTCGCAATGTTCCCTGAAGGCGCCATCAACAAACAcccgcaggtgctgctgacgtTCCGCTACGGCACCTTCGCCACCATCATCAAGCATCGCATGGAAGTCTACTACATGGTCTCTGTTGGCAGCGAGAAGACGTGGCCGTTGGGGATGCTTTATGGTGGGCTACCGGCAGACATCTACATCCGCATTGGTGCCTACCCGATCGACTACGACAGAGACTCCAGCAAAAGCCTCGCGGTGGGGCTGCAGAAGCGCATGCAGGAGGTGCGGGACGAGATcgcagcggaggtggccgccgcggaggaggcggagcggcggcgcaggggtcTGGTGtcggaggcgaaggagacgATCATACGGAGCGTTAAGCCGCTCCGCGCTCCTCGTGAAGCCCATGCGGCAACCTTGACGGCATAA
- a CDS encoding putative chloride channel protein: MRLSTDDFGGAVEELPPYYHESWLRWFWRALCETANPNTMHTEYLTPAELAKQASFESLDYYKPYPDMYVEYLRERHEDRWHHYTHGNGAATPPTANADSFTSPDADSGSVEHTRYDVTAPLGSMAESLARLQMDTAEHHIMLRWLLHVLIALSVGVVATVVSYAVDILERYRAEVLYHIMASQRHRSIGCLQGFFYTVLGSVVLVSISAGVVVYFEPAASGGGIPDVMAYLNGVHLRKAMNLRTFIAKAISCICAVGGGLPVGLEAPLIHLGAITGAGVTQGRSRTLGFQTSLLQAFRNNKDRRDFITAGAACGVSVAFGAPIGGLLFVVEEVSSFWDRSSNGQIFLATMLCFTFSTIINSIVEDRRLLGWVSNTAAVLFEVNITIPLNLVSIIPSLFLGIIIGSLAAFFTKTNLILIKWRRRVLRPYQLRRFLEPVVIAAVFSSCMYVLSLASPCAELHDIGRVNETVQQWGTEGGWRLFNNTCAKPKTYSPLGTLNMASGKNTIRHLFSRQTAEEFPIVTLIVYFLVYFASACIASGTSVSGGLVVPSLVLGAVFGRLFGLLLFKAGATKIPGVPRGYTAADAWMDPGVFALIGAGAFLAGTSRMSMAICVIMVELSAELHYLLPVMVAIVMSKTTADWLCEPLYHQMLFMDSVPYLPPNIVKPEFEQLTAADVMASEVVMLRMRERTEVVLAALRDTTHHAFPIVEAVPIDDVAADDEDNKAMSPPTQPDSASTQCKLHSTKLGAGDASARPVAEAGVLGPRSARDAFTVALAATHVRYKFVGLVTREDLQVYFTLPELQEYKETSTALPMPAVPLTAKDSDGFGGRLASCVLAIRHLSWTQWTWQKSRLFFRTSDRYEWVRTHMPDGALNGAEVGAERTAFISESHLPPVLDLSLIVNRSPWVIPPFFNLQMTYHTFRMMGLRHMVVVDGDTVAGMITRKDLLVNSLRHKMKELRARLATADSAAPSLPQSSITRGMLGDHSQHPHSDGDRNEMASVQLTRAGAHVNRGGTPLEFRNSANANGRAAASTWKSPSPHVALSAGAERSTRQNLGRSLSIATKDAPSMPNASISSPLSALFDPSSSPSADPKVDPGLPAIPTVAAAHWMAMPSSSRTIRQPASVATGVMVENGNTSAAEGETRGRGISHSFEPGHHTPVSPPLPAEVASLFDLSALFPAKGAS; this comes from the coding sequence ATGCGACTGTCGACGGACGACTTTGGGGgcgcggtggaggagctACCGCCTTACTACCACGAGAGCTGGCTGAGGTGGTTCTGGCGTGCGCTGTGCGAGACGGCGAACCCAAACACAATGCATACCGAGTATCTGACACCagcggagctggcgaagcAGGCGAGCTTCGAGAGCCTTGACTACTACAAGCCCTACCCGGACATGTACGTTGAATATCTGCGAGAGAGGCATGAAGACCGATGGCACCACTACACGCACGGCAACGGGGCGGCCACGCCACCGACAGCAAACGCGGATAGCTTCACTTCGCCTGACGCAGACAGTGGGAGTGTGGAGCACACGCGCTACGACGTCACGGCTCCCCTCGGCAGCATGGCCGAGAGCCTCGCTCGGCTACAGATGGACACGGCAGAGCATCACATCATGCTGCGATGGCTGCTGCACGTCCTCATCGCCCTCTCCGTTGGTGTTGTCGCCACAGTCGTGTCGTACGCCGTCGACATCCTCGAGCGCTACCGAGCGGAGGTGCTGTACCACATCATGGCAAGCCAGCGGCATCGCTCCATCGGCTGCCTTCAGGGATTCTTCTACACAGTGCTCGGCTCTGTCGTGCTCGTGTCGATCTCCGCCGGCGTCGTCGTGTACTTCGAGCCTGCCGCGTCGGGTGGCGGCATCCCTGATGTGATGGCGTACCTCAACGGCGTGCACCTCCGCAAAGCCATGAACCTGCGCACTTTCATCGCGAAGGCCATCTCGTGCATCTGCGCCGTCGGGGGTGGGCTACCCGTGGGACTGGAGGCACCCCTCATCCACCTCGGCGCCATCACCGGGGCCGGCGTGACGCAGGGCCGCAGTCGCACCCTTGGGTTTCAAACATCGCTGCTCCAGGCCTTCCGAAACAACAAGGACCGCCGCGACTTCATTACGGCCGGTGCGGCGTGCGGCGTGTCCGTCGCCTTTGGTGCCCCCATCGGCGGCCTGCTCTTcgtcgtggaggaggtgagcagCTTTTGGGATCGGAGCTCCAACGGGCAGATCTTCCTCGCCACGATGCTGTGCTTCACCTTCAGCACCATTATCAACTCCATCGTCGAGGACCGGCGGCTGCTGGGCTGGGTCTCCAACACGGCCGCCGTTTTGTTTGAGGTCAACATCACCATACCGCTAAACCTGGTGTCCATCATTCCCTCGTTGTTCCTCGGCATCATCATCGGCTCCTTGGCTGCCTTCTTCACCAAGACGAACCTAATCCTTATCAAGTGGCGGCGCCGTGTGCTACGGCCCTATCAACTCCGCCGCTTCCTCGAGCCGGTCGTGATCGCTGCTGTTTTCTCTAGCTGCATGTacgtcctctctctcgcctccccctgcGCCGAACTGCACGACATCGGTCGTGTCAACGAGACAGTGCAACAGTGGGGCACAGAGGGTGGCTGGCGCCTCTTCAACAACACCTGCGCCAAGCCAAAGACGTACTCGCCGCTGGGCACACTCAACATGGCCTCCGGCAAGAACACAATCCGCCATCTCTTCTCGCGGCAGACGGCTGAGGAGTTCCCTATAGTGACGCTGATTGTGTACTTCCTCGTCTACTTCGCCTCTGCCTGTATAGCCAGCGGTACGTCCGTTTCGGGTGGCCTCGTCGTGCCCAGCCTCGTGCTTGGCGCTGTCTTTGGCCGCCTGTTCGGCCTGCTCCTGTTCAAGGCTGGAGCCACGAAGATACCGGGCGTGCCGCGCGGCTACACGGCGGCGGATGCGTGGATGGACCCCGGCGTATTTGCCCTCATCGGAGCCGGCGCCTTCCTCGCCGGCACCTCGCGCATGTCCATGGCCATCTGCGTCATCATGGTCGAGCTctcggcggagctgcactACCTGCTGCCTGTCATGGTGGCGATTGTGATGTCCAAAACAACTGCTGACTGGCTGTGCGAACCCCTGTACCACCAGATGCTCTTCATGGACAGCGTCCCCTACCTGCCACCGAACATTGTGAAGCCAGAGTTTGAGCAgctgacggcggcggacGTTATGGCGTCTGAGGTCGTAATGCTGCGGATGCGCGAGCGTACGGAGGTGGTGTTGGCCGCTCTGCGCGATACCACACACCACGCCTTTCCTATTGTAGAGGCCGTCCCGATCGACgatgtcgctgctgacgacgAGGACAATAAAGCGATGTCCCCGCCAACACAGCCGGACAGCGCATCCACACAGTGCAAGCTGCACAGCACAAAGCTCGGGGCTGGTGACGCCAGCGCCCGACCTGTCGCGGAGGCTGGGGTGCTGGGGCCTCGCTCCGCGAGGGATGCATTCACAGTAGCGTTAGCAGCAACGCACGTGCGCTACAAGTTTGTCGGCCTTGTCACTCGCGAGGATCTTCAGGTATACTTCACCCTTCCAGAGTTGCAAGAGTACAAGGAGACGTCGACGGCATTGCCGATGCCTGCGGTCCCGCTGACAGCCAAAGACAGCGACGGCTTCGGCGGCCGCCTTGCATCCTGCGTACTGGCAATCCGTCATCTCTCATGGACGCAGTGGACGTGGCAGAAGAGTCGCCTGTTCTTCAGGACCTCGGACCGCTACGAGTGGGTTCGAACGCACATGCCGGATGGTGCCCTAAACGGGGCTGAGGTGGGGGCCGAGCGCACCGCCTTCATCAGTGAAAGCCACCTGCCTCCCGTCCTCGACCTTTCGCTTATCGTGAACCGCAGCCCGTGGGTgattccccccttcttcaaCCTGCAGATGACGTACCATACCTTCCGCATGATGGGCTTGCGGCACATGGTGGTCGTCGATGGCGACACCGTGGCGGGCATGATCACCCGCAAGGACCTGCTCGTCAACTCGCTGCGACACAAGATGAAGGAGCTCCGCGCGCGGCTGGCGACGGCGGActcagctgcgccgtcgctTCCACAGAGCTCCATCACGCGTGGGATGCTCGGCGACCACTCGCAGCACCCccacagcgacggcgaccGGAACGAGATGGCCAGTGTGCAGCTGACGCGGGCAGGGGCACACGTTAACAGGGGGGGCACACCACTAGAGTTCCGCAACTCCGCGAATGCCAACggacgtgctgctgcttcgacgTGGAAGTCACCGTCGCCGCATGTCGCACTCTCTGCGGGTGCTGAGAGGTCGACAAGACAGAATTTGGGCCGTTCGCTGTCCATCGCAACTAAGGATGCGCCGTCAATGCCAAATGCGTCGATCTCTTCGCCGCTGAGTGCCCTCTTCGAtccctcctcgtcgccctcGGCAGATCCCAAGGTCGATCCGGGTCTCCCCGCCATCCccacggtggcggcggctcaCTGGATGGCGATgccgtcgtcctcgcgcACCATACGACAACCAGCCTCTGTGGCAACCGGGGTGATGGTGGAGAATGGCaacaccagcgccgccgaagGCGAgacgagaggcagaggcatTAGTCACTCCTTTGAGCCCGGGCACCACACGCCGGtgtcgccgccactgccggcTGAAGTGGCGTCACTGTTCGACTTGAGTGCGCTGTTCCCCGCTAAAGGGGCTTCGTAA
- a CDS encoding acyltransferase-like protein, copy 1 produces the protein MMISNSTLVLWTAFAIWYVLLARRFVPVKLMRVWFLLVNLFTILPVSAVTKVIAQLGRLGVPTHHVQRLCIIPLVLAFRTVSWLNPQIRMRLRFHCDEKCRQLSWRDIPLHNCAYVGNHTSFWDVYAFIVLTPLRHILNTRTLMKSSLRKIPIFGGIFDRVGHFPVHFKSDSACSFEVDKERQAQVQQAIDAHLRLGGSLAVFPEGAINKHPQVLLTFRYGTFATIIKHRMEVYYMVSVGSEKTWPLGMLYGGLPADIYIRIGAYPIDYDRDSSKSLAVGLQKRMQEVRDEIAAEVAAAEEAERRRRGLVSEAKETIIRSVKPLRAPREAHAATLTA, from the coding sequence ATGATGATCAGCAACTCCACCCTCGTCCTGTGGACTGCCTTCGCAATCTGGTACGTACTACTTGCTCGGCGCTTTGTGCCTGTCAAGCTCATGCGTGTATGGTTTCTGTTGGTTAACCTTTTCACGATTCTGCCAGTGTCAGCGGTGACGAAGGTTATTGCGCAGCTGGGACGCCTCGGTGTGCCAACACACCACGTGCAGCGTCTGTGCATCATACCGCTGGTTTTAGCCTTCCGCACGGTGTCGTGGCTTAACCCGCAGATCCGCATGCGCCTCCGCTTTCACTGTGATGAGAAGTGCAGGCAACTATCGTGGAGGGACATTCCCCTGCATAACTGCGCGTACGTCGGCAACCACACCTCCTTCTGGGACGTCTACGCCTTCATTGTACTGACACCGCTGAGGCACATCCtcaacacgcgcacactGATGAAGTCGTCGCTGCGCAAAATCCCGATCTTCGGTGGCATCTTCGACCGTGTCGGGCACTTTCCAGTGCACTTCAAGTCGGACTCGGCCTGTAGCTTTGAGGTGGACAAGGAGCGGCAagcgcaggtgcagcaggcgaTCGACgcccacctgcgcctcggcggcaGCCTCGCAGTGTTCCCTGAAGGCGCCATCAACAAACAcccgcaggtgctgctgacgtTCCGCTACGGCACCTTCGCCACCATCATCAAGCATCGCATGGAAGTCTACTACATGGTCTCTGTTGGCAGCGAGAAGACGTGGCCGTTGGGGATGCTTTATGGTGGGCTACCGGCAGACATCTACATCCGCATTGGTGCCTACCCGATCGACTACGACAGAGACTCCAGCAAAAGCCTCGCGGTGGGGCTGCAGAAGCGCATGCAGGAGGTGCGGGACGAGATcgcagcggaggtggccgccgcggaggaggcggagcggcggcgcaggggtcTGGTGtcggaggcgaaggagacgATCATACGGAGCGTTAAGCCGCTCCGCGCTCCTCGTGAAGCCCATGCGGCAACCTTGACGGCATAA